A section of the Kribbella sp. HUAS MG21 genome encodes:
- a CDS encoding PIG-L family deacetylase — translation MKRYRTRVALLAAAVLIPLGGLAPLAPAQADSAPAPARYVADRATKIDVMGEWAHPDDDTSIIGPCGVWHDRYGVKCGVIMVTRGEGGGNSAGTELGPALGLRRENEDRVAHYRSGTVDIFNLDRVDFFYNQSAPLTQYFWDQEETLRRVTRVIRQTQPEIYIGFTPTLQAGHGNHQQAGRLIWEGVLAAADPNRFPEQLRGPGALSTWQVKKVFSGGSTAGTGGTTSAAHCTTGFTPTGLDTVAGVWTGYDSPYKWPAGNLQGKPAGTPKIWQQVADEGRAAYPTQSRVMYKGASVPACPRFGQTASFVPFQPNANAAAGRDDAILFGATKPDPGGLPLGTLEYLTFSRFLNVAGEPFQATVHLRSGAGPLLPGKVALTVPDGWKVSAPQRVGIVTATRETTVTFTVTPSANAPVNQNAKVSALYTTGSKTGYTDNVVRIVSPTEGRFQRWGNWKEYDDWLADTAPQATRLGRSNAIQSMGIGKTIDVPVVVHNWSNQAQSGAVSLDLPANFTADATSKPYSNLAPGAETTVTFKLTNTDTALPATQNVSIPITTTYSAPAGTGNEVLTLSLVPTTAIGQATAAPTVDGVASAGEYTGPTLDLGRIWQGANGCTGVDDCGVSPTGEGSTAKVSWSDDALYFFIHIRDDYQSYAVTPEECVGHWQADSVEILLDPRGTASQDLKDTANTFKLGIFPFTNDPANRNGNGANGPCWSRDADNHQGYSTGPLANTVHNAPNAPGVQVASTAQWVGTNETTTPHAYAGGGYDLEVKIPLAALPAAVDPARLGLNITPYDNDDTSAAGTTTLRHIDMSTRLGWSALGSVQSDPYRWGQATLPGYTPPAGRPTTPSAPDVSNPNLNGVFSPQTIAQSARNGVPISGRVPAPRDNSLQVKRVTVGQSSVSVDLTATGSGSAQLYLWTGLIGAIPVWTTSCSPEADPAPDYGMTPCAVTDGGVPPWSPDMGGHVVEHQAAQITPETERLTIPITAAQRSALLRDGRLLISYQTPNDQVQALDLQLKG, via the coding sequence ATGAAGCGTTATCGCACGAGGGTTGCCCTGCTGGCAGCCGCTGTCCTGATTCCACTCGGAGGCCTGGCGCCGCTTGCCCCGGCGCAGGCCGACTCCGCTCCGGCGCCGGCGCGGTACGTCGCCGACCGTGCGACCAAGATCGACGTGATGGGCGAATGGGCCCACCCCGACGACGACACCAGCATCATCGGGCCGTGCGGCGTCTGGCACGACCGGTACGGCGTCAAGTGCGGCGTGATCATGGTGACCCGCGGTGAGGGCGGCGGGAACTCGGCCGGTACCGAACTCGGGCCCGCGCTCGGGCTGCGCCGCGAGAACGAGGACCGCGTCGCGCACTACCGCTCCGGCACCGTCGACATCTTCAACCTGGACCGGGTCGACTTCTTCTACAACCAGAGCGCGCCGCTGACGCAGTACTTCTGGGACCAGGAGGAGACGCTCCGGCGGGTGACGCGGGTGATCCGCCAGACGCAGCCGGAGATCTACATCGGCTTCACGCCGACGCTGCAGGCCGGGCACGGCAACCACCAGCAGGCCGGGCGGCTGATCTGGGAAGGCGTCCTCGCGGCGGCCGACCCGAACAGGTTCCCCGAGCAGCTCCGCGGCCCGGGTGCGCTGAGCACCTGGCAGGTGAAGAAGGTCTTCTCCGGCGGCAGCACCGCGGGCACCGGCGGTACGACGTCCGCCGCGCACTGCACCACCGGGTTCACGCCGACGGGTCTCGACACGGTCGCGGGCGTGTGGACCGGGTACGACTCGCCGTACAAGTGGCCGGCCGGGAACCTGCAGGGCAAGCCCGCCGGGACGCCGAAGATCTGGCAGCAGGTGGCCGACGAGGGGCGTGCGGCGTACCCGACCCAGAGTCGCGTGATGTACAAGGGCGCTTCCGTGCCCGCGTGTCCGCGGTTCGGCCAGACGGCGTCGTTCGTGCCGTTCCAGCCGAACGCGAACGCGGCGGCCGGACGTGATGACGCGATCCTGTTCGGCGCGACCAAGCCGGACCCGGGCGGGCTGCCGCTCGGCACGCTCGAGTACCTCACCTTCTCCCGCTTCCTCAACGTCGCGGGCGAACCGTTCCAGGCCACCGTGCACCTGCGCTCCGGTGCGGGTCCGCTGCTGCCGGGCAAGGTCGCGCTGACCGTGCCGGACGGCTGGAAGGTCAGCGCGCCGCAGCGGGTCGGCATCGTGACGGCGACGCGCGAGACCACGGTCACCTTCACGGTCACCCCGAGCGCGAACGCGCCGGTGAACCAGAACGCGAAGGTGTCCGCGCTGTACACGACGGGCAGCAAGACCGGCTACACCGACAACGTGGTGCGGATCGTCTCGCCGACCGAGGGCCGGTTCCAGCGCTGGGGCAACTGGAAGGAGTACGACGACTGGCTGGCGGACACCGCGCCGCAGGCCACCCGGCTCGGCCGCTCGAACGCGATCCAGTCAATGGGCATCGGCAAGACGATCGACGTCCCCGTCGTCGTGCACAACTGGTCGAACCAGGCGCAGAGCGGCGCGGTCAGCCTCGACCTGCCCGCGAACTTCACCGCCGACGCGACCTCGAAGCCGTACAGCAACCTCGCTCCGGGCGCCGAGACGACGGTGACGTTCAAGCTGACCAACACCGACACCGCGCTGCCCGCGACGCAGAACGTGTCCATCCCGATCACGACGACGTACAGTGCGCCGGCCGGCACCGGGAACGAAGTACTGACGCTGTCGCTGGTCCCGACGACGGCGATCGGTCAGGCGACGGCCGCGCCGACCGTCGACGGTGTGGCGTCCGCTGGTGAGTACACCGGTCCGACGCTCGACCTCGGCCGGATCTGGCAGGGCGCCAACGGGTGCACCGGGGTCGACGACTGTGGTGTGTCGCCGACCGGCGAGGGCAGCACGGCCAAGGTGAGCTGGTCCGACGACGCGCTGTACTTCTTCATCCACATCCGCGACGACTACCAGTCGTACGCCGTGACGCCCGAGGAGTGCGTCGGGCACTGGCAGGCCGACTCCGTCGAGATCCTGCTCGACCCGCGGGGTACGGCGTCGCAGGACCTGAAGGACACCGCGAACACGTTCAAGCTCGGCATCTTCCCGTTCACCAACGACCCGGCGAACCGCAACGGCAACGGGGCCAACGGTCCGTGCTGGTCGCGGGACGCCGACAACCACCAGGGCTACTCGACCGGGCCGCTGGCGAACACGGTGCACAACGCCCCGAACGCCCCCGGCGTCCAGGTCGCGTCGACCGCGCAGTGGGTCGGCACCAACGAGACCACCACGCCGCACGCGTACGCCGGCGGCGGGTACGACCTCGAGGTGAAGATCCCGCTCGCCGCGCTGCCGGCCGCTGTCGACCCGGCGCGGCTGGGGCTGAACATCACGCCGTACGACAACGACGACACCTCGGCGGCCGGTACGACGACGTTGCGGCACATCGACATGAGCACCCGGCTCGGGTGGTCGGCGCTCGGGTCCGTGCAGTCCGACCCGTACCGCTGGGGCCAGGCGACCCTGCCCGGCTACACGCCGCCGGCCGGTCGTCCGACGACGCCGTCCGCGCCGGACGTGTCGAACCCCAACCTGAACGGCGTGTTCTCGCCGCAGACGATCGCGCAGTCGGCGCGCAACGGCGTACCGATCTCCGGCCGGGTACCGGCGCCGCGCGACAACTCGTTGCAGGTCAAACGGGTGACGGTGGGGCAGTCGTCGGTCTCGGTCGATCTGACGGCTACTGGCTCGGGCAGTGCGCAGTTGTACCTGTGGACGGGGCTGATCGGCGCGATTCCGGTGTGGACGACCAGTTGCTCGCCGGAGGCGGACCCGGCGCCGGACTACGGGATGACGCCGTGCGCTGTCACCGACGGTGGCGTGCCGCCGTGGTCGCCGGACATGGGCGGTCACGTGGTGGAGCACCAGGCGGCGCAGATCACGCCGGAAACCGAGCGACTGACCATCCCGATCACGGCCGCTCAGCGGAGTGCCTTGCTCCGTGACGGTCGGCTGCTGATCTCGTATCAGACCCCGAACGACCAGGTTCAGGCGCTGGACCTGCAACTGAAGGGTTAG
- a CDS encoding carbohydrate ABC transporter permease has product MISRAEKAANYVVLLAFAAFALAPILTVLQAAFAPADSGDTSGFGNFAEAWKVGHFGTYLRMSVAVSVSVVLVSVLLSILTGFAFGTMRFRGSGVLFYLFLLGIMMPSEAIVVPLYFDLRTLGLTDTFWAVALPQVAQSVAFGTFWMRTYFRAGGRDLVEAARLDGASTRRILWQVLVPLARPAIVTMTVLVFMWTWNEFLIPLVMVTDESLRTAPLGLAFFQGQYSQGFTLLAAGAVIVATPVVILYLFLQRHFIAGMLEGAVRE; this is encoded by the coding sequence ATGATCTCGCGCGCTGAGAAGGCGGCGAACTACGTCGTCCTGCTGGCGTTCGCCGCGTTCGCGCTGGCGCCGATCCTGACCGTCCTGCAGGCCGCGTTCGCCCCGGCGGACTCCGGCGACACGTCCGGCTTCGGGAACTTCGCCGAGGCCTGGAAGGTCGGCCACTTCGGCACCTACCTGCGGATGAGCGTCGCCGTGTCGGTGTCGGTCGTGCTGGTCAGCGTGCTGCTGTCGATCCTGACCGGCTTCGCCTTCGGCACCATGCGGTTCCGCGGGTCGGGCGTGCTGTTCTACCTGTTCCTGCTCGGGATCATGATGCCCAGCGAGGCGATCGTCGTACCGCTGTATTTCGATCTGCGCACGCTCGGCCTCACCGACACGTTCTGGGCGGTCGCGCTGCCCCAGGTCGCGCAGTCCGTTGCCTTCGGCACGTTCTGGATGCGGACCTACTTCCGGGCCGGCGGCCGCGACCTGGTCGAGGCCGCCCGGCTGGACGGCGCGTCCACCCGGCGGATCCTCTGGCAGGTCCTGGTCCCGCTGGCCCGGCCGGCGATCGTCACGATGACCGTGCTGGTCTTCATGTGGACCTGGAACGAGTTCCTGATCCCGCTCGTGATGGTCACCGACGAGAGCCTCCGGACCGCACCGCTCGGCCTGGCCTTCTTCCAGGGCCAGTACAGCCAGGGCTTCACGCTGCTGGCCGCCGGCGCGGTGATCGTCGCGACCCCGGTCGTGATCCTCTACCTCTTCCTGCAACGCCACTTCATCGCGGGCATGCTCGAGGGCGCAGTCAGGGAGTAG
- a CDS encoding sugar ABC transporter permease: protein MRSPKPTDSPPGEPRRIAYLYLLPGFVVYAAFLLYPLLRSVQLSFYDWDGLTLGKWVGVANYQEIVSDAGLRSAFGHALVLMLFFAVIPVCVGLVLASVLNRAKVRGLPFFRTVVFLPQVIAMVVVAVAWRRMYAPDGSINDLLRALGLGSLARGWLGDYALALPAVGFIGTWFETGLVTVLLLAGMSRISGSLYEAARLDGAGPVQEFFAVTLPSVRGEIAVALTLTVIAALRTFDLVYVTTSGGPGNSTSVPSYEVYHRAFELGRVGSAAAVGVTLTVLILLISLVINKIADREATR, encoded by the coding sequence GTGCGTTCGCCGAAGCCAACGGATAGCCCACCCGGCGAGCCGCGACGGATCGCCTACCTGTACCTGCTCCCCGGGTTCGTGGTGTACGCCGCGTTCCTGCTCTACCCGCTGCTCCGGTCGGTCCAGCTGTCGTTCTACGACTGGGACGGGCTGACGCTCGGCAAGTGGGTCGGCGTCGCCAACTACCAGGAGATCGTCAGCGACGCCGGCCTGCGGTCCGCGTTCGGGCACGCGCTCGTGCTGATGCTGTTCTTCGCGGTGATCCCGGTCTGCGTCGGCCTGGTCCTGGCGTCGGTGCTGAACCGGGCGAAGGTCCGCGGGCTGCCGTTCTTCCGGACGGTCGTCTTCCTGCCCCAGGTGATCGCGATGGTCGTCGTCGCGGTCGCCTGGCGGCGGATGTACGCACCCGACGGCAGCATCAACGACCTGCTCCGCGCGCTCGGGCTCGGCTCGCTCGCGCGGGGCTGGCTCGGCGACTACGCGCTGGCGCTGCCGGCGGTCGGATTCATCGGCACGTGGTTCGAGACCGGGCTGGTCACGGTGCTGCTGCTGGCCGGGATGAGCCGGATCAGCGGCAGCCTGTACGAGGCCGCTCGGCTGGACGGCGCGGGGCCGGTGCAGGAGTTCTTCGCGGTGACCTTGCCGTCCGTCCGCGGTGAGATCGCGGTGGCGCTGACGCTGACCGTGATCGCGGCGCTGCGCACCTTCGACCTGGTGTACGTCACCACCAGCGGCGGGCCGGGCAACTCGACCTCGGTGCCGTCGTACGAGGTGTACCACCGGGCGTTCGAGCTCGGCCGGGTCGGCTCGGCCGCCGCGGTCGGCGTCACGCTGACGGTTCTGATCCTGCTGATCTCGCTGGTGATCAACAAGATCGCCGACCGGGAGGCCACCCGATGA
- a CDS encoding extracellular solute-binding protein, translated as MSRIARFGVVAAVGLLGLVTACTPGSNTSAPPSQANPSSVQTDPAKMGDVTLLVWDQEVRGGQDAQIKELNAAFQAKYPNIKIKRVSRSFDDLKTTLRLALSGNEPPDVVQANNGRSDMGEFVKANQLVPLDPYLKAYGWDQRYPESVRQYAQYSADGKTFGQGNLYGMPQVGEVVGIFYSKKKLAAAGLQPPATWDEFQASLATLKAKGDAPLMLGNLEKWPAIHVFGTVQGRTTPPDAIKQLGFGRKGASWKSAENLKAAQTLTDWVGKGYFNEGFNGQDYDPAWQSFAKGKGTYLIAGTWLQADLGKAMGDDVGFMLPPGTSADAKPVATGGTGLPFAITAKSKHPEAAAAYLNFITSADAMGTLSKTGNLPVADTSKQQVTGGLQKDVFTAFGKVVESDGLLPYLDYATPTMPDTLGAALQDLLAGKAKPEQFADRLEKDYGAFAEANG; from the coding sequence ATGTCACGCATTGCCCGGTTCGGGGTCGTAGCGGCCGTCGGCCTGCTCGGCCTGGTGACCGCCTGCACCCCTGGATCGAACACCTCGGCGCCGCCGTCGCAGGCCAACCCGTCGTCGGTGCAGACCGACCCGGCGAAGATGGGCGACGTCACGCTGCTCGTGTGGGACCAGGAGGTGCGGGGCGGCCAGGACGCGCAGATCAAGGAGCTGAACGCGGCGTTCCAGGCGAAGTACCCGAACATCAAGATCAAGCGGGTGTCGCGGTCCTTCGACGACCTGAAGACCACGCTGCGGCTGGCGCTCAGCGGCAACGAGCCGCCGGACGTCGTCCAGGCGAACAACGGCCGCTCGGACATGGGCGAGTTCGTCAAGGCGAACCAGTTGGTGCCGCTCGACCCGTACCTGAAGGCCTACGGCTGGGACCAGCGGTACCCGGAGTCCGTGCGGCAGTACGCGCAGTACTCGGCCGACGGGAAGACGTTCGGCCAGGGCAACCTGTACGGGATGCCGCAGGTCGGTGAGGTCGTCGGGATCTTCTACAGCAAGAAGAAGCTCGCCGCCGCGGGTCTGCAGCCGCCGGCCACCTGGGACGAGTTCCAGGCGTCGCTGGCCACGCTGAAGGCGAAGGGCGACGCGCCGCTGATGCTCGGCAACCTGGAGAAGTGGCCGGCGATCCACGTGTTCGGCACGGTCCAGGGCCGGACCACGCCGCCGGACGCGATCAAGCAGCTCGGGTTCGGCCGCAAGGGCGCCTCCTGGAAGTCGGCGGAGAACCTGAAGGCCGCGCAGACGCTCACCGACTGGGTCGGCAAGGGCTACTTCAACGAGGGCTTCAACGGCCAGGACTACGACCCCGCCTGGCAGTCGTTTGCCAAGGGCAAGGGCACGTACCTGATCGCCGGCACCTGGCTGCAGGCCGACCTGGGCAAGGCGATGGGCGACGACGTCGGCTTCATGCTCCCGCCGGGTACGTCGGCCGACGCCAAGCCGGTCGCCACCGGTGGTACCGGGCTGCCGTTCGCGATCACCGCGAAGAGCAAGCACCCCGAGGCTGCGGCGGCGTACCTGAACTTCATCACCAGCGCGGACGCGATGGGCACGCTCTCCAAGACCGGCAACCTGCCGGTGGCCGACACCTCCAAGCAGCAGGTCACGGGCGGGCTGCAGAAGGACGTCTTCACCGCCTTCGGCAAGGTCGTCGAGTCCGACGGGCTGCTCCCGTACCTCGACTACGCGACGCCGACGATGCCGGACACGCTCGGCGCGGCCCTGCAGGACCTGCTGGCCGGAAAGGCCAAGCCGGAGCAGTTCGCCGACCGTCTCGAGAAGGATTACGGTGCGTTCGCCGAAGCCAACGGATAG